The following proteins are co-located in the Camelina sativa cultivar DH55 chromosome 12, Cs, whole genome shotgun sequence genome:
- the LOC104733001 gene encoding ribulose bisphosphate carboxylase small chain F1, chloroplastic, with protein MASSMLSSAAVVTTPAQATMVAPFTGLKSSAAFPVTRKANNDITSIASNGGRVSCMKVWPPIGKKKFETLSYLPDLTDVELGKEVDYLLRNKWIPCVEFELEHGFVYREHGSTPGYYDGRYWTMWKLPLFGCTDSAQVLKEVQECKKEYPNAFIRIIGFDNNRQVQCISFIAYKPPSFTGA; from the exons ATGGCTTCCTCTATGCTCTCCTCCGCTGCTGTAGTTACCACCCCAGCTCAAGCCACCATGGTCGCTCCATTCACCGGCTTGAAGTCATCCGCTGCTTTCCCCGTCACCCGCAAGGCGAACAACGACATTACTTCCATCGCAAGCAATGGCGGAAGAGTTAGCTGCATGAAG GTGTGGCCACCAATTggaaagaagaagtttgagactTTATCTTACCTACCTGACCTTACCGATGTCGAATTGGGTAAGGAAGTTGACTACCTTCTCCGCAACAAGTGGATTCCTTGTGTTGAATTCGAGTTGGAG CACGGATTTGTGTACCGTGAGCACGGAAGCACACCCGGATACTACGATGGACGGTACTGGACAATGTGGAAGCTTCCATTGTTCGGATGCACTGACTCCGCTCAAGTGTTGAAGGAAGTGCAAGAGTGCAAGAAGGAGTACCCTAACGCCTTCATTAGGATCATCGGATTCGACAACAACCGTCAAGTCCAATGCATCAGTTTCATCGCCTACAAGCCCCCAAGCTTCACCGGTGCTTAA
- the LOC104733002 gene encoding ribulose bisphosphate carboxylase small chain F1, chloroplastic-like — protein MASSMLSSAAVVTTPAQATMVAPFTGLKSSAAFPVTRKANNDITSITSNGGRVSCMKVWPPIGKKKFETLSYLPDLTDVELGKEVDYLLRNKWIPCVEFELEHGFVYREHGSTPGYYDGRYWTMWKLPLFGCTDSAQVLKEVQECKKEYPNAFIRIIGFDNNRQVQCISFIAYKPPSFTGA, from the exons ATGGCTTCCTCTATGCTCTCATCCGCTGCTGTGGTTACCACCCCGGCTCAAGCCACCATGGTCGCTCCATTCACCGGCTTGAAGTCATCCGCTGCTTTCCCCGTCACCCGCAAAGCCAACAACGACATTACTTCCATCACAAGCAATGGCGGAAGAGTTAGCTGCATGAAG GTGTGGCCACCAATTggaaagaagaagtttgagactTTATCTTACCTTCCTGACCTTACCGATGTCGAATTGGGTAAGGAAGTTGACTACCTTCTCCGCAACAAGTGGATTCCTTGTGTTGAATTCGAGTTGGAG CACGGATTTGTGTACCGTGAGCACGGAAGCACACCCGGATACTACGATGGACGGTACTGGACAATGTGGAAGCTTCCATTGTTCGGATGCACTGACTCCGCTCAAGTGTTGAAGGAAGTGCAAGAGTGCAAGAAGGAGTACCCTAACGCCTTCATTAGGATCATCGGATTCGACAACAACCGTCAAGTCCAATGCATCAGTTTCATCGCCTACAAGCCCCCAAGCTTCACCGGTGCTTAA